The Flavobacterium sp. HJ-32-4 genome contains a region encoding:
- the creD gene encoding cell envelope integrity protein CreD produces MENPPKTYDNTPFFQTTTARLLMVGFLSLFLLIPLQLVRNLIFERTERQREVAKEITQKWGDSVTVYGPVLKVPYTERSTEKRMDPTTKKESLIEHIEKKTAYFFPDRLDNLSKADTQRRSRGNYESIVYTAHMTFKGSFSRPSLSATDSADKSFQWDQATLLLCTTDLKGIRNELSITWGDRSFGLAPTMAQEADVLSRLETGYIGADFLQHDHTDFSFHITYNGANQIRFVPVGRTTTVSMASDWKTPGFQGNFIPAERTINASTGFVADWKVLPVSRPFSSHYFGSLPNLDPYAFGVDFVVPVDEYLQNDRASKYGFLVIGLTFLVFFLMQTINKIGIHLFQYAMIGIALVMFYTLLISITEHSSFSFAYSIAAVAVVVLISLYSLSILRQPKRAFFICASLSTVYAFIFVIIQLEDYALLVGSIGLFAILAAVMYFSRKIEWKN; encoded by the coding sequence ATGGAAAATCCTCCGAAAACGTACGACAACACCCCGTTCTTCCAAACGACGACTGCCCGGCTACTGATGGTCGGCTTCCTGAGCCTGTTCCTGCTGATTCCGTTGCAGTTGGTGCGCAACCTGATCTTTGAACGCACCGAACGACAGCGGGAGGTGGCGAAAGAAATTACCCAGAAATGGGGCGACAGTGTGACGGTATACGGCCCGGTTTTGAAGGTGCCCTACACCGAGCGTTCCACCGAAAAACGCATGGATCCGACCACGAAAAAGGAGTCATTAATCGAACATATCGAAAAGAAGACGGCCTACTTTTTCCCGGACCGGCTTGACAACCTATCGAAGGCCGATACCCAACGACGGAGCCGCGGTAATTATGAATCGATTGTATATACGGCCCATATGACGTTCAAAGGTAGTTTTTCACGCCCGTCATTATCGGCGACGGACAGCGCTGACAAGTCGTTTCAATGGGATCAGGCCACCCTGTTGCTTTGCACGACCGACCTGAAAGGCATCCGGAACGAACTTTCGATCACGTGGGGTGACCGTTCGTTTGGGCTGGCGCCGACGATGGCGCAGGAGGCTGACGTGTTGAGCCGTTTGGAAACGGGCTATATCGGGGCGGACTTCCTGCAACACGATCATACGGACTTCTCTTTCCACATTACGTATAACGGGGCGAACCAGATCCGGTTTGTGCCGGTGGGTCGCACGACAACCGTTTCGATGGCATCCGATTGGAAGACACCGGGGTTCCAGGGGAATTTCATTCCGGCCGAGCGCACCATCAATGCCTCAACAGGATTTGTGGCCGATTGGAAAGTGCTGCCGGTCAGCCGTCCGTTCTCTTCCCATTACTTCGGGTCGCTGCCCAACCTCGATCCGTATGCCTTTGGGGTGGATTTCGTGGTGCCGGTGGACGAATACCTGCAGAACGATCGTGCCAGTAAATACGGTTTCCTTGTGATTGGCCTTACTTTTTTGGTATTTTTCCTTATGCAGACCATCAACAAGATTGGCATCCACCTCTTCCAATATGCGATGATCGGTATTGCCCTGGTGATGTTCTATACGTTGTTGATCTCGATCACCGAGCATAGTAGTTTTTCCTTCGCCTACAGCATCGCGGCGGTGGCGGTGGTGGTGTTGATCTCGCTGTATTCACTGTCGATATTGCGGCAACCGAAGCGGGCCTTTTTTATCTGCGCCTCACTTTCGACCGTATATGCCTTTATCTTCGTCATCATCCAACTGGAAGATTATGCTTTGTTGGTCGGAAGTATTGGTTTGTTTGCGATACTTGCTGCCGTAATGTACTTTTCCCGAAAAA